DNA sequence from the Pungitius pungitius chromosome 3, fPunPun2.1, whole genome shotgun sequence genome:
AGATATTTAGAACAAGTTGtctcccctttttctctcctcagctGCTTGTTGAGTCCTGATCTGACACCCTGCAGCCCTTAGCGGAGGGAGGAATGCCCTGGACCCGACCCCAGGTGGACCTTCATGCTCCTGGAGCGGAGGCTATGGACCAGTACAACATAGACGCCCATCACTACGAGGGCTCCCTGttccccacctccaccctcatCCCCGTCACGGTCATCTgcatcctcatcttcatcatcggGGTGACGGGCAACACCATGACCATCCTCATCATCCAGCACTTCAAGGACATGAAGACCACCACCAACCTGTACCTGTCCAGCATGGCGGTGTCTGACCTCGTCATCTTCCTCTGTCTGCCCTTTGACCTGTACCGCCTGTGGAAGTACGTGCCCTGGCTGTTCGGGGAGCCCGTGTGCCGCTTCTATCACTACATCTTTGAGGGCTGCACGTCGGCCACCATCCTCCACATCACGGCCCTGAGCATCGAGCGCTACCTGGCCATCAGCTTCCCCCTCCGGAGCAAGGTGGTGGTGACCAGACGCCGGGTCCAGTACATCATCCTGGCGCTGTGGGCTTTCGCCCTGGTGTCGGCGGCTCCCACGCTGTTCCTGGTCGGGCTGGAGTTTGATAATGACACACACCCAGACTACAACACGCGGCAGTGCAAGCACACCAACTACGCCATCAGCTCCGGGAAGCTGCACATCATGCTGTGGGTGTCCACCACCTACTTCTTCTGCCCCATGCTCTGCCTCATCTTCCTCTACGGCTCCATCGGGTGCAAGTTGTGGAAAAGCAAAAATGACCTGCGAGGTTCTTTGGTCCGCGAAAGATCGCACAGACAAACAGTGAAGATCCTGGGTGAGTGCAGACAAACGTATCTTTATTCTACGCTTTCTAGAAGCCTGCCAGACTCCAGATTCAGATGCAGGAGTGACAGCTTATGAAAATAAGAAATGCGTATTGCTTAACAAGTAGGTCTGCCGTTCGATGTTCTTGTTTTCTGCACTGGCTGCATTGAGTGTGTTtctacatttcaaatgaaaattgtCACATATACTTAAAGCActgatttgacatttaaaacctAAAGCAGTTAAATTTGTTCTTATAAATCCAGCTAATCCAGCTGTTTTGTCTGAATCATTTCCTGTCACTGCGCACACTGATTGGCTTAATTTGCAGCTCTGGCATATCGCGCAGGGAACCCTGTTTTACAGTGCAGGACCTTGGACAGGCCAACCTGTATTAACCCAATGTTCAATCAAGATGCAGCCATTATGATATTAATGCTGTTCATAAGCCGAGCGCACAGTGCACAGAGCTCACGCTGCTAGACTTTCTGTCATTTGTAGCCCCATTTGGTGAATGCTAAATTGGATTGTCATTACATCCCTCCATAAATCAATGTTAGTCTATGATGTAGGTCTTCAATTCATAGATGGCTGGTACTGGTTAGATAATTAGGCTCACAGGGAGCCAGATATACCCCTCTTTTAATTACTCAACAGACATTTGTCATCCTTATAGGAGTGACTGCCCCCATCGGACACGCTGATGGTAATTTATTTGCGGGGGCTTCTTGATCAATTCCAGTGACTCAGTGATTAGCTTCCCCAGAGATTTCTGCCTTGTAGAAGCGTAATAAAGCTTTGCGCTTTTTTGAATTTGTGATGTGTTTCTCTGCAGAAGTGTTTCTGCTTCATATATGCTCTACTTAGCTCGCTCACTCTGAAATGTGAATTGTGTCACTTAATCGTCGGGGCCAATTGCAGGACTCCGTCACTCACGGAAAGCTGGTTGTGCGTTTGTCGGTGCGTGGGTTGAAGGAGAAGCTCCTTTGATGCTAATTGCTGCCGGTCATAATAGAAGTCAATGGTGACCATAGGTCATGTATTACTTAATGAtcctcaaaaaatgtttttctttatctgCGTCTTTTGATAAACAAACCCAGAACCCACTTTGTAAGTTAGAAGAATACTGGTTGTTTCTCATATGTGCGTTTGGGTGCATCGATCATCTCACTACGTTGAAGCAGacactgcttttctttttgcaaactGCCACGTGCATCTGTCAATTAAATCAGATCAAACTATTCCTacttgtttttctaaaaaagcGGATGGCCTTCTGTTCATGTGACGCATTCGTTTTAGAATGAAGCATATGGAGAGTCTGGCATAAATCGCCTCCTCTAAAAGCATCACTTCCGAGGTGTTCCTCGAATCCGCCTTGGAATGAAAATGATCTCCCTCTGTTGGCTTTGTCTCCCGCtcagtggtggtggtgctggccTTCATCATCTGCTGGCTGCCTTACCACATCGGCAGGAACCTCTTCGCCCAGGTGGACGACTACGACACGGCCATGCTGAGCCAGAACTTCAACATGGCCTCCATGGTGCTCTGCTACCTCAGCGCCTCCATCAACCCCGTCGTCTACAACCTCATGTCTCGAAAGTACAGGGCCGCCGCCAAACGCCTCTTCCTGCTGCACCAGCGGTCCAGACAGGCCCGCCGCGGCCAGAGGCAGCTGAGCGTGATCGACCACACCTCCACCCTGAATGAAAGCCTGACCGGGGTGTGAGGGGGGCCCTCGGCAAGCTCTTGGgtaatgttgtcttttttttaccgAGGGGGAGAGTTTGCAGGTTTCTTCCAGGTCCAGGGATGCAGCTAAAGAGGAAAGtcgatgaagatgaggaggaatgtttgttccatttttgttttctttcggGGAGAAAGCAGCGCTGAAAGCTTTGCCTCAATTCAATGCAATTTCTGATTTACTATTCGGAGGCGGTTTTGTTAAAGGAGATTGGATGATTCATTTCCAAACGTgtcacatttcatttcttttctttttttcgcgaGAAAAATAAGAATTCAGTTACGTTGTCCGGTTTCAGTGTTACACTTCGTGCAAATAAACTCAACattgtgtgctgctgtgtgtctctgcctgaTTGATGTCAAGCATGTGCACTGTTTCAGCTCCCAATTACCATCAATCCACAGCAGCGATGACTTAGTGATGTCTCTTTATTAACCACAGATTGCGTTTGGCACAGCTGACATGACTGGTTGTTTGTAATGTTGTACGGCTGTATTTGTTTGACGTATGATGTGCAGTTGTTTTCATACGGTTTGTGTGTTACTTCTATAAATCAAGGAAAAGAAaacgtgaaaaaaaaactatttgctTTTGGTCCATTAGTTGTGCGGTTATGACATTGGGTGTTCCGgtttggttgtttgtgtgtgtatgcgtttgtgtgtgtgtgtgtgtgtgtgtgtgtgtgtgtttgtgtatctttgGAGGGTTGTGTTGTGTGCCATATCTCTAGTGAAAAAGAGATAGAACATAAACTTCACAAAAGCACATTACTATAAAAATGGCCTGATGCCTGTGTGCATGAAACAGAGGCCACCTGAGCTCTGAGGTTTTCGGGGCCTGCGTACGTGCCGGCCATCCTTTAATCTGACACGGCTATTATATTACCTGGCCTCTGAGTTAGATTATGGCCGGCAGCCAGCGTTCCTGCATCACCATATTCAAAGCAATGGCCGCTCTAAGTGCAtttcaaagaggaggaaaagataTTATGTTGTCAGCAGCACCACAGCTTATTGCTTTTATCGCTTCCACTTGCATAATCTTGGGGCGTTGTTCAATTCTCCTGGGATGTTGCATTTTGGATTAGAGATTGTACACTTTTGCACGTCACGCACTCTGGCAAGAAAGGTAACGTCAAAGTTAGGCATTTATAACCTGAACACTATCCCAAAATAAACTCAGAGATTTTCGTGCTCTGCCCTTGcatctccttctttaaaaagagCCGTCATGAATATGCACATAAAGCATCAGGAGACAAAGTCGCCCTGGGCTGACTCACCCTCACGACACTTTCTTTTTCCCCCGGAGCCATTCATCGCTGTCTGAAGCAGCGGGTAAAAGCTTGTATGCCGCACTCCATCTTGCCATCACCTGGGGAAGAATCAGCGAGCCTTACGACTCCTTTGATGGTTCATTTCTTCCCTGATAACGAGGAGAGTGTCCGTGAGCGGCTCTTCCAGAGCTGTCATCTCCCCTGTCAGGTGCCCTTTACACCACCTTGAATCATTCAGCCACAGAAACGTAGTGCTGCTTTGTTTTGACTCAACTTTTAGGTCATGacactcctcttcctcgtgtCTTTTGGATCTGTTATATGTAGACACTGGTGTATTTCAATAAcagaaatcatttaaaataatagatCAAATACGATAACACATTTCCTGGGAGGTGTATTATGTTCATTAGGATAAAAATACTGTTATTTCCAGACAAGTAATCAAACAATTAGTGTAATGATGTTATATTACTGCTGCTGCACCCAGTCAGTCCTGAGGCAAGTTATGAAGCAATTGAGAATTAAGTCTGTACCCTGGCTTTGGCTAATTTGGTGGACTATCGATCTCATTTTGTGCTTGTGTcaccaaaagtgtgtgtgttcacacactcacagaaaaCCTGCCTCCTTTTTTGGAGATTAAGCGATGCAGACCAcacttaaaagaaaagaagaaaagtgcgTAGTCTTTCCCTGATGAATTTAAGATGTAGAAACTTTTTAATgaattagctaacgttacagtGATCCAAAGTTGATCAACTCTAGTCTGCGCCAACTGTATCTGCTATGCAAcacactcaaaataaaaaagtacatttctCATGATGAACCATTGTGATGCCATGGCGCACTGCTTTGCAGTTTCTTTTACGTTCATCTCCAAATGAAACTTGATGGTTTTCTGATACATTTCAGTGTAATGTTCTTTTCCACCAGAGGGAGGAGTCAAACGCCACTGATGTCAGTGTATTTACACTGCATTCAAAATGACTAATTATATCAATATCAAAACTTTTGTGGGATTTTGATCGGGCAAACATTGCTGTTAAACGGCTTCAACAAATTAAGTTTGAGGTGTCTGGTTTTCTCTTGTAAAAACCCTTGATCAGCTTCCCCTCTCAGGCCATTTCCACAAATTAGCAGGCCCACATAttctcttcctgtttgtctccCGGTGCCTTCTAGTCCATGCATGTGTTATCAGGAAGCTGCACTGACATGGATGTTATCCAGAAAAAGGGTCGGTGGGACTTTTCTTTCTAGAAAGTCTACAGaggttcattattattattattgctttcTGGTGTCTTCATGGCCTCCGGTGCCatcgctgtctctctccttTAGAAGTGGTAGGTAACGTAACGTGTGCAAACATCAATGCCTGAAATTGTTAATCCAGTTCACCGCTTTTGCAATCATGTTGCCCTGCTACAAAGTGGGTGCCCCCGCACTCCCTTCTGCACTGTTGTTTTCAAAGCCGGATGACAGTGAGACAACAGACACAAACGTGTCTTCAGCATCTACAAACGATCAGGGACTCCCACATTCAGATTCCTTTAGTGTCTAACAATgataataacttttatttacCAAGCATTAATCCCCTTGTCTTTAATAATATACTTTGTTGTGTAATGAACCATGACACTAAATTAGGAGTTGAGTTCTTTGCAATTTGGAGGCTAATTCACACTGTGTTTGTTCATGAGCAGTGAGTGATAGGGATGATTAAACCTGTGAACACAACTTACTTTTTGCTATTcgacaagaaaacaaaagatgtCACACAAGCAGTTTAGGCTTTATTTATGACCGGGATGCATTTTTCGTGCGAATACATTCAGCCGCTAATTCACCAAGCTTAAGGCTACTAATGTTATTTCCCTCCATCT
Encoded proteins:
- the mlnr gene encoding growth hormone secretagogue receptor type 1, whose protein sequence is MPWTRPQVDLHAPGAEAMDQYNIDAHHYEGSLFPTSTLIPVTVICILIFIIGVTGNTMTILIIQHFKDMKTTTNLYLSSMAVSDLVIFLCLPFDLYRLWKYVPWLFGEPVCRFYHYIFEGCTSATILHITALSIERYLAISFPLRSKVVVTRRRVQYIILALWAFALVSAAPTLFLVGLEFDNDTHPDYNTRQCKHTNYAISSGKLHIMLWVSTTYFFCPMLCLIFLYGSIGCKLWKSKNDLRGSLVRERSHRQTVKILVVVVLAFIICWLPYHIGRNLFAQVDDYDTAMLSQNFNMASMVLCYLSASINPVVYNLMSRKYRAAAKRLFLLHQRSRQARRGQRQLSVIDHTSTLNESLTGV